A window of Salmo trutta chromosome 31, fSalTru1.1, whole genome shotgun sequence contains these coding sequences:
- the LOC115170207 gene encoding ankyrin repeat domain-containing protein 12 isoform X1, whose amino-acid sequence MAAAPPAQCTMAKPGTDRDGAMVVKKNKDKISPFTKTLKLDRSKLLGVKEGTPPKSSMKRKLSFTMSTPRNEERHSDTDESVPDQSTESWVESEGRLVTPCRMYSADKDGPDKKKVKKESGGSKKAPVNLLFGYPLSERKQMALLMQMTARDNSPDSTPSKPSQAPSVQKKLPSSTASRARDKVNKRNERGETPLHMAAIRGDAKQVKELISLGADVNIKDFAGWTPLHEACNLGFYDVAKVLIAAGAEVNTQGLDDDTPLHDASSSGHTEIVKLLLTHGGNAFQANKRGERPVDVADSQALELLLKGEVPLSDPEDSPSESEGPPSVNPSSVDVDDDNLDDSDVEKDSDGKQSTVKASSSMSGLDEYEFKDEEDLSKALNDRHILRRELREKERNHLVKQSNKGDGSGSVKSSKKTKTLSRVHYCSSDSSSDEMEMPSERRSSPTCSNGSEGHKASDASRTKKENLGSLTTSEQKDKSSKVKKKNKNQSKNKENQEDEKENSKALVFSVATVSVSETHMDKNSRGLCGDEDSFKISFSPKDDSSVHLFHLSATVKSPKLNYGLADKHPSSNPLKQENAKMTCVSIAEGPCPLDDVKYIHYNPESEFCTESSSSKGCKHKEKSKHQQKDVAVDCSVGGGSSPHNKERSVAHGVNSSDGGGALRKTDKDGKVVKKHKLKHKEKNNHCREYEADRERNRHRQKEGGRKDGHRNQEFDREFWKENFFNDDEPLPPGKTESETEKEDGSPVKEERGTKDKYPSSSSKETRLREVQEKDKDKVVKKEGKETSAVCKEKGGKDGKPSEREERTDCLSSNSIRTTSLPEETQHNTTSVKDEPKDKPVTGNTSTADLDRLDTSEKDQRDKSDRRPSVKERETEKTDKKNPDKEKKVKMEHLEKSENSQNSMDRWREKERMASGSSHSSPGDKNHKESEKLRALSTTKKHEESKDKKSKEKPDKRSERERQEREYRDKDRIGWDNKLKPPSEKYTDQSKLDRAKEKDKDCDKKKREKSKDGSSSSSSSNLKLPLEEKKGYVSECGKTTPAKLLKEEVPKTPEKDRDRRDRESRDFDRHRDRDKDRHKSDKDRSKEGSKACKTKSNETETDRDNRSKAKASPATREEKRPKEKRLVNEDLRQTSFERMLSLKDQEIEQWHRKHLEKIKQKERERMKQRPSSTTTDPGKLKSKAKTMSLSSGEQCSSKELLRSKSSEGSSDAHDRDKPIKEITSSRTMSLDGKTLSSLSGKLMAGIENSLSRSPRPESERSGLMSRSVSMFSMASSEDSCQATVLTPRPVEYDSDMTLEASQDSQPLFLPSSLLSQSRSPAVHDKDYNGLPESAQGNRTPLQSRHTSPYLIAILDEDTNSATAGKHFETLSKACVVPAAQQNEEPSSVQLPSETCADPEESQSQRGPTQMLPNLLNARTYADLNTESEGNIAPRTDADLNAESEGNTAPSVHLPPQASNTRDPLVKDSSTLQQASVQQLATPEQRGFSSTSDPLLIRDVQCIPVETSTATPECSTKYLPSEDTTPLVTLSSLSCQLPFSSTEPTSSLSASQSWETLPNTSMVTSQQMKTEIGGDLVLDPKDTTPVESGASSADNRAAVESLDSVLGASRPGWMDNPVASTSSTLTPPSVSTDESMQSAGRTNESQEDMDTDASVQDCKQSRFSSDVVDSSDLQPEKNDHSSQHTPSTVLRWPCLEHKSEETSDAPDNTLEKSRGPEVMSTGRTSCRSSSEGSYMITIPEVKSEPCPEPMEVASTSEERSEGQTLSGASGQCSNLQQGSQTDQSGSSGSYSSSGVSASSSPQSGDRDSDSSGAKAKVRSVTIEDGQDVQQTHPRKRKMPRMSTSNQAGGSTHQGKEKPQPSLAAIVDSLKLEEIQPYQTERANPYYEFLHIRKKIEEKRKVLLSVIPQPPQYYDEYMTFTGSYLLDGNPFGKLCIPTITPPPSLPDQLKEMFKQQEVVRMKLRLQHSIEREKLIVSNEQEVLRVHYRAARTLANQTLPFSACTVLLDAEVYNMPQDAQASGMMSRTVESGDQDGKTSVRDRFNARQFMSWLQDVDDKFDKLKTCLLMRQQHEAAALNAVQRLHWQLKLQELDPVMYKSTSIFEIPEFYIPLVEVNDDFDLTPI is encoded by the exons ATGAgtcagtcccagaccagtccactGAGTCCTGGGTAGAGTCTGAGGGGAGGTTAGTGACTCCCTGCAGGATGTACTCAGCAG ATAAAGATGGCCCGGATAAGAAGAAAGTCAAGAAGGAGTCTGGGGGGAGTAAGAAGGCCCCTGTTAATCTTCTGTTTGGCTACCCGCTGTCGGAACGGAAGCAGATGGCCTTACTGATGCAGATGACCGCCAGGGACAACAGCCCAG aCTCGACCCCTAGCAAACCGTCCCAGGCTCCCTCGGTGCAGAAGAAGCTCCCCAGCAGCACGGCCTCCAGAGCGAGGGACAAGGTGAACAAGAGGAACGAGCGTGGAGAGACGCCGCTACACATGGCCGCCATACGAGGGGATGCCAAACAGGTCAAGGAGCTTATCAGCCTCGGGGCTGACGTCAACATTAAAGACTTCGCAG GCTGGACGCCCCTTCACGAGGCGTGTAACCTTGGTTTCTACGACGTGGCCAAGGTTCTGATTGCAGCCGGTGCAGAAGTCAACACTCAAGGTCTGGATGATGACACTCCGCTCCACGATGCCTCCAGCAGTGGACACACTGAA ATTGTGAAGCTACTGCTGACACATGGAGGAAATGCGTTCCAGGCCAACAAGCGAGGGGAGCGGCCCGTCGACGTAGCCGATTCTCAGGCGCTGGAGCTCCTCCTAAAAGGAGAGGTGCCCCTCTCAGACCCAGAGGATAGCCCCTCAG AGTCAGAAGGCCCTCCGTCGGTGAACCCCTCCAGCGTCGACGTTGACGACGACAACCTGGATGACTCAGACGTGGAAAAGGACTCCGACGGAAAGCAGAGCACCGTGAAGGCCTCATCCTCCATGTCCGGCCTGGATGAGTATGAGTTCAAAGATGAAGAGGACTTGAGTAAAGCCCTGAACGATCGACACATCCTCCGGAGAGAGCTgagggagaaggaaagaaatCATTTGGTGAAGCAGAGCAATAAAGGGGACGGGAGCGGCTCAGTCAAGTCCTCTAAGAAGACGAAGACATTGTCCCGTGTTCACTACTGCAGCTCAGATAGTTCCAGTGATGAGATGGAGATGCCGTCAGAGAGAAGGAGCTCTCCGACCTGCTCCAACGGCTCTGAGGGACACAAGGCGTCAGACGCCAGCAGGACTAAGAAAGAGAACCTCGGCAGCCTCACAACTTCCGAACAGAAAGACAAAAGCAGCAAAGTCAAGAAAAAGAACAAGAACCAGAGCAAGAACAAGgagaaccaggaggacgagaaggaGAACAGCAAAGCTCTGGTGTTTTCCGTAGCCACCGTGTCTGTGTCGGAGACACACATGGACAAGAACAGCCGAGGACTCTGTGGGGACGAGGACTCGTTCAAGATCTCCTTCAGTCCCAAGGACGACTCGTCCGTCCACCTTTTCCACCTGTCCGCCACCGTCAAGTCCCCCAAGCTCAACTACGGCCTGGCTGACAAGCATCCGTCCTCCAACCCGCTCAAACAGGAGAACGCCAAGATGACGTGCGTCTCAATTGCCGAAGGCCCCTGTCCGCTGGATGATGTCAAGTACATCCACTACAACCCAGAGTCTGAGTTCTGCACGGAGAGCTCCAGTAGTAAAGGCTGCAAGCACAAGGAGAAGAGCAAGCACCAGCAGAAGGACGTCGCCGTAGACTgtagtgttggtggcggctccAGTCCGCATAATAAAGAACGCAGCGTTGCCCACGGTGTGAACAGCTCTGACGGTGGTGGTGCCTTACGGAAGACCGACAAAGATGGCAAAGTGGTCAAAAAACATAAACTAAAACACAAAGAGAAGAACAACCACTGCAGGGAGTATGAGGCGGACAGGGAGAGGAACCGCCACCGGCAGAAGGAGGGCGGCAGGAAGGACGGCCACAGGAACCAGGAGTTCGACAGGGAGTTCTGGAAAGAGAACTTCTTCAATGATGACGAACCTCTGCCTCCAGGGAAAACTGAGAGCGAGACCGAGAAGGAagacggctctcctgtgaaggaAGAGAGGGGGACGAAAGACAAATACCCCTCTAGCAGCAGCAAGGAGACGAGGCTGAGAGAGGTGCAAGAGAAGGATAAAGACAAGGTGGTGAAGAAAGAAGGGAAGGAAACCTCTGCTGTCTGTAAAGAGAAAGGAGGAAAAGATGGGAAGCCCAGTGAGCGTGAGGAGAGGACAGATTGCCTCAGCTCCAACTCCATACGGACTACATCTCTTCCTGAGGAGACGCAGCATAACACTACAAGCGTGAAAGATGAACCGAAGGATAAACCGGTAACGGGGAACACGTCTACGGCTGATCTAGACCGGCTGGATACCTCTGAGAAAGACCAACGGGACAAATCTGACAGGAGGCCTTCTGTAAAGGaacgggagactgaaaagactgaTAAAAAGAATCCCGATAAGGAGAAGAAGGTTAAGATGGAGCACCTGGAGAAATCAGAGAATTCACAAAATTCTATGGATCgttggagggagaaggagaggatggcgTCTGGCTCATCTCATTCGTCCCCTGGTGACAAGAACCACAAAGAGAGTGAAAAGCTCAGAGCCTTGTCcacaacaaaaaaacacgaaGAGAGCAAGGACAAGAAGAGCAAAGAGAAGCCGGATaagaggagcgagagggagaggcaggagagggagtacagagacaaagacaggatAGGCTGGGATAACAAACTAAAACCACCTTCAGAGAAATACACTGATCAAAGTAAATTGGATCGTGCTAAGGAGAAAGACAAAGACTGCGATAAGAAGAAAAGGGAAAAATCTAAAGATGGCTCTTCATCTTCCTCCAGCTCTAACCTGAAGCTCCCCTTGGAGGAGAAGAAAGGCTATGTGTCTGAATGTGGCAAGACCACACCAGCAAAACTGCTAAAGGAGGAGGTCCCGAAAACGCCAGAGAAAGACCGAGACCGAAGAGACAGAGAATCCAGAGACTTTGACCGGCACAGAGATCGAGACAAAGATCGTCACAAAAGCGACAAGGACCGTTCCAAGGAGGGTAGCAAGGCCTGTAAGACCAAATCCAACGAGACTGAGACTGACCGAGACAACAGGTCCAAAGCTAAAGCCTCGCCTGCCACCCGGGAAGAGAAGCGCCCCAAGGAGAAACGTCTGGTCAATGAGGACCTGAGGCAGACCAGCTTCGAACGCATGCTGAGTCTGAAGGACCAGGAGATTGAACAGTGGCACCGGAAGCATCTAGAAAAGATcaaacagaaggagagagagaggatgaaacaACGACCTTCCTCTACGACAACAGACCCAGGGAAGCTCAAAAGCAAAGCCAAGACGATGTCCTTGTCGTCTGGAGAACAGTGTTCGAGCAAAGAACTGCTTCGCTCCAAGAGCTCCGAAGGCTCTAGTGACGCTCATGACCGAGACAAACCCATAAAGGAGATCACCAGCTCCAGGACCATGTCCCTGGACGGGAAGACACTCTCCTCCCTCAGTGGGAAGTTGATGGCTGGTATTGAGAACAGCTTGAGCAGGTCACCCAGGCCGGAGAGCGAGCGGTCGGGTCTCATGTCCAGGTCCGTGTCCATGTTCTCCATGGCCAGTTCTGAGGACTCCTGTCAGGCAACCGTGCTGACGCCGAGACCCGTAGAGTACGACTCGGATATGACCCTGGAAGCCTCTCAGGACTCTCAGCCGCTTTTCCTCCCGTCTTCCCTCCTCTCACAGTCTAGATCACCTGCCGTTCACGACAAAGACTACAACGGTCTTCCAGAATCAGCGCAAGGTAACAGGACTCCGCTGCAGAGCCGGCACACTTCCCCCTACCTTATAGCTATTCTGGACGAGGACACAAACTCTGCGACGGCAGGTAAACATTTTGAAACTCTGTCCAAGGCCTGCGTGGTGCCTGCTGCTCAACAAAATGAAGAGCCTTCAAGTGTTCAGCTTCCTTCAGAAACCTGTGCAGATCCAGAGGAGAGCCAGAGTCAAAGGGGTCCTACTCAGATGCTTCCAAATCTCCTTAATGCAAGAACATATGCAGATCTCAACACTGAGAGTGAAGGTAACATCGCTCCAAGAACAGATGCAGATCTCAACGCTGAGAGTGAAGGGAACACCGCTCCAAGTGTCCATCTCCCACCTCAAGCGTCCAACACCAGAGATCCTCTTGTAAAGGACTCCTCAACACTTCAGCAGGCTAGTGTCCAACAGCTAGCTACACCAGAACAGAGAGGGTTTTCTTCCACCTCTGATCCTCTCCTAATACGGGACGTCCAGTGTATCCCCGTGGAGACCTCCACTGCGACGCCTGAATGTAGCACGAAGTACTTGCCCTCTGAGGACACGACGCCACTGGTGACATTATCTTCTCTATCCTGTCAACTGCCGTTCTCCAGCACCGAAcccacctcatctctctctgctAGCCAGTCATGGGAAACCCTTCCAAACACCAGTATGGTGACCTCACAGCAGATGAAGACAGAGATTGGTGGAGATCTGGTTCTTGATCCTAAAGATACAACTCCTGTAGAGAGTGGAGCCAGCAGCGCTGACAACAGAGCAGCTGTAGAGAGCCTTGACAGTGTGTTAGGAGCGTCAAGACCAGGATGGATGGACAACCCAGTAGCCTCCACCAGCAGCACACTAACACCGCCCAGTGTTAGTACAGATGAGTCCATGCAGAGTGCTGGTAGAACCAATGAATCTCAAGAGGACATGGACACTGACGCAAGCGTTCAGGACTGTAAGCAATCCAGATTCTCCAGTGACGTTGTCGATTCCAGCGATCTTCAGCCGGAAAAAAACGATCATTCTAGCCAGCATACACCATCTACTGTGTTGCGATGGCCGTGCCTTGAACACAAATCGGAAGAAACTTCTGATGCACCTGACAACACATTAGAGAAGAGCAGAGGTCCTGAGGTCATGTCAACAGGAAGGACTAGTTGTCGGTCTTCGTCAGAGGGCAGTTATATGATCACCATCCCTGAGGTGAAATCGGAGCCATGCCCAGAGCCAATGGAAGTGGCTTCTACCTCTGAGGAGAGATCAGAAGGACAGACACTGTCTGGGGCTTCTGGACAGTGTAGTAACCTCCAGCAAGGCTCCCAGACAGACCagagtggtagtagtggtagttacAGCAGCAGTGGAGTCTCTGCTAGctcttcgccccagtctggggACAGAGACTCTGACTCCTCCGGGGCTAAGGCCAAGGTCCGCTCCGTAACCATCGAGGACGGCCAGGACGTCCAGCAGACCCACCCCAGGAAGAGGAAAATGCCCAGAATGTCTACCTCAAACCAGGCCGGAGGCAGCACACACCAG GGGAAGGAGAAGCCTCAGCCGTCTCTGGCGGCCATCGTTGACTCTCTGAAGCTGGAGGAGATTCAGCCGTACCAGACGGAGAGGGCCAACCCTTACTACGAGTTCCTGCACATCCGCAAGAAGATCGAGGAGAAGCGTAAAGTGCTGCTGAGCGTCATCCCCCAGCCGCCGCAGTATTACGACGAATACATGACGTTTACTGGATCGTACCTGCTAGACGGGAACCCGTTCGGCAAACTCTGTATTCCAACT ATCACTCCCCCTCCGTCTCTACCGGACCAACTGAAGGAGATGTTTAAACAACAGGAAGTTGTTCGTATGAAGCTACGCTTGCAACACAGCATTGAACGG gAAAAGTTAATCGTTTCCAACGAACAGGAAGTGTTACGAGTTCACTACCGGGCTGCCAGAACACTAGCCAATCAGACGCTCCCGTTTAGTGCGTGCACCGTGCTATTGGACGCCGAGGTGTACAACATGCCGCAGGATGCCCAGGCAAGTGGCATGATGTCACGTACTGTAGAATCA GGTGACCAAGATGGCAAGACGTCTGTGAGGGATCGTTTCAACGCCCGTCAGTTTATGTCCTGGTTGCAAGACGTGGACGATAAGTTTGATAAACTCAAG aCGTGTCTTCTGATGAGGCAGCAGCACGAGGCAGCAGCTCTTAATGCTGTCCAGCGTCTCCATTGGCAGCTGAAACTCCAGGAGCTGGATCCAGTCATGTACAAGTCCACCTCCATCTTCGAGATACCCGAGTTCTACATCCCCTTGGTAGAGGTCAACGACGACTTTGACCTCACGCCCATATGA